A single genomic interval of Camelina sativa cultivar DH55 chromosome 11, Cs, whole genome shotgun sequence harbors:
- the LOC109127435 gene encoding putative defensin-like protein 70, giving the protein MKMVSSKMLVVFTLTILIAVSSDLVSGNFPSGEPSSQLCFNPCTPTLGNNECNTICVNKKYKEGSCVGFGSPPTFNYCCCSN; this is encoded by the exons ATGAAGATGGTTTCCTCGAAAATGTTGGTTGTATTCACTCTCACTATTCTCATTGCGGTCTCCTCCGATCTAGTATCCGG TAATTTTCCATCAGGGGAGCCTTCGAGCCAACTCTGCTTCAATCCTTGCACTCCTACACTTGGCAACAACGAGTGCAACACGATTTGTGTGAATAAGAAATACAAAGAGGGTTCTTGTGTTGGTTTTGGAAGTCCCCCTACTTtcaattattgttgttgtagtaactaa
- the LOC104725945 gene encoding myb-related protein 330-like, whose amino-acid sequence MGKSSSSEESEVKKGPWTPEEDEKLVGYIQMHGPGKWRTLPKNAGLRRCGKSCRLRWTNYLRPDIKRGEFSLQEEETIIQLHRLLGNKWSAIAIHLPGRTDNEIKNYWNTHIKKKLLRMGIDPVTHCPRINIHQLSSFLTSSLFKSMSPPMNNPFDLTTSNINPNILNHLTSSLNNVQNESYQHHQPNQQLQNDLNTDQTTFTGLLNSTPPVQWQNNGEYLGDYLSYTGSGDPSSNQVPQLGNHSAAAFVSDQINDGETFKDGWNFSSSMLLGTSSSSSTPLNSSSTFHVNGGSEDDRESYGSDMLMFHQHHDHNNNALNLS is encoded by the exons ATGGGGAAATCTTCAAGCTCGGAGGAAAGTGAAGTGAAGAAAGGGCCATGGACTCCAGAGGAAGACGAGAAGCTTGTCGGCTATATTCAAATGCACGGTCCCGGAAAATGGCGAACCCTTCCCAAGAACGCCG GGTTAAGAAGATGCGGGAAGAGTTGTAGATTACGATGGACGAATTATCTAAGACCCGATATCAAGAGAGGAGAGTTCTCTCTTCAAGAGGAAGAAACCATCATTCAACTTCATCGTCTTCTTGGAAACAA ATGGTCTGCCATTGCTATTCACTTACCGGGAAGAACAGATAACGAAATCAAAAACTATTGGAACacacatataaaaaagaaactctTACGAATGGGGATTGATCCGGTGACTCATTGTCCCCGAATCAATATTCACCAGCTCTCTTCATTTCTCACCTCATCACTGTTCAAATCTATGTCACCACCGATGAATAATCCATTTGACCTCACTACTTCAAATATCAATCCGAATATCTTGAATCACCTCACTTCCTCTCTCAACAACGTTCAGAACGAATCATACCAACATCACCAACCAAACCAACAGCTTCAAAACGACCTAAACACTGATCAAACCACTTTCACCGGTTTGCTCAACTCAACACCACCAGTTCAATGGCAAAACAATGGAGAGTACTTGGGAGACTATCTCAGTTATACCGGTTCAGGTGATCCATCTAGTAACCAAGTCCCTCAACTCGGAAACCACTCAGCGGCCGCATTTGTATCCGACCAAATTAACGACGGTGAGACTTTTAAGGACGGGTGGAATTTTAGTTCATCAATGCTTCTGGGAACTTCGTCGAGCAGCTCGACACCATTGAATTCGTCTTCGACTTTTCATGTCAATGGTGGAAGCGAAGACGATAGAGAGAGTTACGGTAGCGACATGTTGATGTTTCATCAGCATCATGATCATAATAATAATGCTTTGAATCTATCATAG